Part of the Chelmon rostratus isolate fCheRos1 chromosome 13, fCheRos1.pri, whole genome shotgun sequence genome is shown below.
GACCCCATCCCTTCATCCCACACCCCTTCATCCCTCGACCCTCAGTCCTTCATCCCTTGACCCTCAACCCTTCATCCCTCGACCCTCATGCTGACGTATTATCCTGCATCATCCATACTCTCCTCCGTACATAATATGCATCATATCATTATAAatctccatccttccctcacttgtgaacaagacccaaagatacttgaactcctccacttgaggcaggggCTCTCCTCCAATCaagagggggcaagccaccttTTTCCGGttgagaaccatggcctcggactcggaggtgctgattctcatcccagccgtTTCGCACTTGGCTGCAAAACCGAACTACCTCAGTGACTTCAGCCTGAGTGAAGGATGAGCCAACTTCTGAGTacccagcccctgcttcctctacgaAAGGCGTgacaatgggattgaggagatcctcaaagcattctttccaccgcccgacaatatccccagtcgaagtaaacagctccccacctcaactgtaaacagtattggcagggaACTGCTTCCCCCTTTTGAGgtgccggacggtttgccagaatctcTTTGAGGTCGACCTCCATGCCCTCCCcaaacttttcccatacccgagttttgCTTCCATAACTGCCCGAGCCGCAGCACacttggcctgccggtacccgtcagctgcctcaggagtcccatGAACCAACCAAGCTtgataggactccttcttcagcttgacggcatcccttacttctggTGTCCACAACCGGGTTCGGGATTGCCaccacgacaggcaccagagaccttatGGCCACAGCTCTGTACAACTGCGTCAACAATGAAGATGGAGAACACGGTtcattcggactcaatgtctccaacctccctcggaggtgcgagttgaaaacccctctgacagagggttccaccagacgttcccaacagaccctcagtACACGTTTGGggctgccaagtctgtccagctttctcctctgccagcagctctaactcaccaccaggtggtgatcagttgacagcacagcccctctcttcaccgAGTGTCCGAAGGTCAAATGACACAACCACGACATTGATCACTGACCTCCGGCCTGgggtgtcctggtgccacatgcactgatggacaccattatgcttgaacatggtattcgttatggacaaactgtgactagcacagaagtccaataacagaacaccagATCGGgaaggccgttcctcccaatcacgcccctccaggttacactgtcgctgcccacgtgagcgttgaagtcccccagtagaacgatGGAGTCCCCAGTTGCagcactttccagcgcccctctcacagactccaagaagggtgggcGTAGGGCAGTGACCCTGTCGTTCACCGGGAAGAACTCCAACAaatggcggctaaggtggggagccacgagcaagcccacaccagcccgccgcctctcaccgcgggcaactccagagtagaagaaagtccagcctctctcgaggagttgggttccagaacccagactgtgtgTGGAGGTAAGCCCAACTATCTCTAGCCGGAACCGCTCAACCTCCTGCACTAGCCTGGGCACCTTCCCCTTCAGCGAGatgacattccatgtccccattgccagagtcagagtccagggattgggccaTCACGGCCCACGCCCACCATCCAAATCTCATCGCAGCAGTCCCTTCTGATTCCTCCTgtgggtgatgggcctactggagggctGGCCCACGTCGCTCTTTTTGGCTATGCCCAGCCGGGCCCCGTGGGtaaaggcccggccaccaggcaCTCACctgcgagccccaaccccaAGTGTTAGTGTTAGTGAACTGTCCCTTACTATTTTCAGTAAAGTTACTCATGCCATCAAAGGGTTCGACTATGGCCTGTTTGTATAGTTGTTTCTGCAAGGATGTAAGGTGAGGATGAGTGGTAACTGAAATACAAGTGTCTGAAAGTTTACAGTTTAGTTACCGACCTAAATGTATACACCAAAAGAACATGGATCTTGAATAATGAGGTGAATTAGTGAAAGAACACTAGGAagctacagccatgctagcagctctctgAAGATGAACTTAGGCACTGTGgtgctttgaactaaatgctaacatcagcatgctaacatgctcataatgtCGAGATTAACATGCTTGTGCTAAGCAGGCATGATGTTAAAGTTTAGCCTTTTAGCATACTAACTTTTACACATTAGGACTTAACAAAAAGAGTAACTAAGGCTAATGAGAATATTTCTAGTATCggaggtatttggtcataaaccaaagtccTGGATGAGTAGAAAATTTTGAGCGGATGATATTGCTAAATGAAAATTCATTTCACCAGTCtcttacaattcatcctgaggggagcaTTAATGTCAGCACATGTAATGTGCCAAATTTCACTGCAATATGTGTAACAGTTAAGACATATCAGTCAATACCACAAACCTCAACCTCATGGTGATACTTGAGGaagagtcaggggatcaccaaagtcattaagGTTCATCAACTGAGAACCATGAACGGCTGTACAAAAgtttgtgccaatccatcctgtagatgttgagatattttattGGATAAGTAAAAAAATGTGACCTGTCAGTAGGGCTAGAAGTAAGATCAGGAGATCAACAAAGTCATTGGAGTTCATCTTCTGGGTACCATggacaataataaaaacacactggtTGCATAGCTCTAGGGATGGCAAAATATTTGGCAAACAAATGCTTTCTCAGAAACTTTAACAATCATTATGGGGAACTCTTCAAATTCTCAAGAGGTGAAATAATGTTGTGACGTCTACCTCTTTGGTCGAGATAAATGATGCTGCACACTTCCTAGAACCCACAGTTGTGGTTTATCTGTGTATAGATCTCACTAAAATCAAACTGCAAAATATAGATAACTAAATAGGTCGACAggtgtaattattatttttttttgtttttttgtgataaGAGGTTGTACAAGAACAGACATAAATACTTACTGAGAAGCCCTTTAAtttagaaaatggaaaacagcacTCTGTCTTTTTACCTTAATCTAACAACGTTCATGGACATTGGACACCTCCGTTATCCAGCCTTTATCTTTTGTCTCTTGCTCTACAGCTTCATCGTGTCTGCAAATCTTGCCATGATACTGATAATATTACAAGAGAGCACACTGCATGAGCCCatgtatattttcattgcatttttatcTGCCAACTCTCTGTATGGTTCTACTGGTTTCTTCCCCAGATTCCTCATGGACCTTCTGTCTGATACTCATTTGATCTCACGTCCAGCTTGTTTCACGCAGATATATGTTATTTACACATATGCTTCTTTTGAACTGACCTTTCTGAGCATTATGGCATATGATAGatatgttgctgtttgtcatcCTTTACACTATCACAGAAAGATGACGCCTAAAACTGCCTATACATTGGTATTTTTTGCTTGGATCTGTCCAGCCTGTAACCTTGCAGTAAGCATTACTATGATTGTTAGGCTTCCTCTATGTGGGAACAAGATACAGAAAGTATACTGTGCCAGCTGGAATATTGTAAAATTATCATGTGCTACAAATGCTGTTAACAATATTGTAGCTATGCTGGGGGCCATAATTATAGCCTTCATTCCCTTCAGTTTCATCTTGTACACATATCTGAGAATTGTGGTTGCTTGTTGGAAAAAGTCATCAGAGGTCAGGGGAAAAGTACTACAGAGTTGTCTCCCACatgttatttcatttgtgaTTTATTCCATCACATCATTTAGTGATACTGCCCTGAGCCGACAAAATCTTGATGAGATAAATCCATTTGTGGCTGTAATTTTGTCACTTGAATTTGTTATCATTCCTCCGGTTCTGAATCCTGTTGTGTATGGCCTTAAATTACCAGAAATTAGAAGACACGTTGTCAAGATACtatgtttaaaacacaaaagtaCAAAGAATTCCTGTCGAACAATGCCAGAGTCTGTACTGACAATGTGAATGTCCTGTGTTGTGAATAAACAATCTACAGGGCAAAATGATCAACAAAACCATGTGTATTGTCTAAGTAAAAGGCAAAGTATCTGGTGTCCTAATCAACGTTCTTGCACTAAGTTGACTCTGGCACTTATGCCATGTGGTCTTGACATGTGACTGTAAAATGCTGGTAGTTTCCAACCCCATAGAACTGCGACTGTGATCAGCATTAATTCATATCGGTTACAATTGATTGAAATGGACATGTTTCATGACAAAAAAGAAggcaaatataaaatgaaaattggCAACCACTCCTGCAGCATAATACACTTTACTGATGTCCTTTTGTAAGTCCagtaatgtgtttctgtgctgctttacTGGTAGAAGTGCATTTAACCATGTAGATGAAACTATGAGCATTTGGAGAATTTTAAGCATATGGATCGGGAACTGAGGACATTAATTTTTGAAGTTTCAAAGTGAAATTGTTTCCCTTTGTTGCTAACATAAGACTTCAGTTGCTCAACAGTCCAGGGTCTCTGTCCTATTTTGCGCTACATAATGTGCCACACATTTTTAATGGGAGACATGTCAGGATTCCAGTTTTGTACCTGCACTCTTTTACTGCAAAGGCacactgttttaatgtgtgcagACTGTGGCttggcattgtcttgctggaaaagGCAGGGATgtccctgaaaaagacgtcATTTGCAcagcagcatatgttgctccaaaacctgtatGTACCTTTAAGCATTAATAGAGCCTTCACATGTGCAAATTACCCAGGCCATGGGCACTAACACACCTCCATACCATCACAAACTTTGCAATGGTAACAGTCTGGATGATCCTTTTCCTCCTTAGCCCAGATGACACGAcatccatgatttccaaaaacaatttgaCATGTGGACTTGTCAGACCGTAGCATATGTCTCCACTCTGCATCAGTCAATCTCAAAAGAGCTCTGGTCCAGAGAAGTCATTCTCGCTGCATTTGTGGATGTTGTTAATATATGGCTTTCCCTTTACATGATAGTCTTAACTTGCATATGTAAATCCAGCAACACTCCTATTTTCAACAAAGGTTTTGTTAACTGTTCCCGAGCCCATGCAATCATATTCTTTACACTATCAAGTCAGTTTTAAATGCGGTGCCACCTGGGGGATCGAAGGTCAAAGGCATTTAAAGTTGGTTTCAGCCTTGCCCCATATAATCAGAGACTTTGTCGGATTCTGTGATtctttttcttatattgttgATTGTAGATAGTGAAATCTCTGAATTCCTTGCAATCATGCATTGAGAAAAGTTATATTTAAAGTGTTGGACTATTTGTCcacagtttttcacaaagtggtgaaccttgccccatccttgcttgtgaacgactgagcctttcgatGATGCCCCTTTCCAccctgtcctcaccagaaaaatgactTTATAGGTCAGTAATActtatgacaggagcaaaagaggaagtcaggtgacatagtataaagagcaagaaagtctaTGTACAGAATAAAGTGGGGTGTATGGatgtgtcaaacaaacacaggactttcactcaGGAGGTTGCTGTAGGTGCCTTTTGTTAAACCGAAAGTAAACATTGACCTTTTTCAATTTACATAACATACGTAAATTACCTCATGTACCTGACAGTAACTTATTTAGTCCATGATCtttcctaaacttaaccaagtagttttggtacCTAAAGCAATCATTTCATAATGTTTACCAGGCGAGGACGAAGGTCTGGTAAGACTAAGGTCCAATACACCTGTTGCTGGTACTCTCCAAACATGATGAATACTACTGGGAGTGGTCATAAATCTCATCTGTGAGTCTCTGGAATTTGATCCTACTGAATTGTTTCGTTATGAGGATGTGTTACCCCTTTGACATCCAGTCATGATACGATCACCTATTGTCAatcgacctgtttacctgtgatGTATTTTACAAGTACAAGTGCTTtttgagcattccacaacttaCGCAGCCTTTTGTTGTCCCTGTCCTAACCTGTCTGCAATGTGTCTCTGGCATCAAATTCTGAAAACAgtctaaaacattaaaatatctatttttgtcaattatgtcaaaaagcattagatcaaattctgttttttttaaggtttacacagcgtcccaggTTTTTTGAACTCAGGGTTGTAGcatttgagatatttcactcaaaatcacaCGTTAACCTCATGATCGCATTTGATGAAAGGCAAGGGAATCTGCAAAGTCTGTAGGACTATTTCTCTGGGGACCATAAAAGTCTCTAAAAAATTTTGTTGCAATCCATACAGAAGACGTTGATATATTTTACTGGTtgactaaaaaaaacagacctgttTGTGGGGATAGAGGTATGTTCAGGGGATCACTGCAGTgattaggattcatcatctggaaATCATAAACATCTTCACAAAATCTTTTCTAATACATCTTGAAGATGTACAGATATTTTACTGAGTGAGTGAAAATGTTCACCTGCTGGTGGTGGCAGAGTAAAAGTCAGGGGAACACAAAAGTGGGAatcatgaatgtttgtacaacaTTTCATGGCCATCCCTACAGCCATGCCACTAGTGAGgctgagaaaacaaatgtttcatcaGAAACTTTAATAATCATTGTGTGGAAATTTCCAGATTCTCCAGAGGTGAAATAATGTGGTGACGTCTACCAGGTTGAACAAGATAAAAGACACTGTACACTTGCCAGAACTCCCAGTTGTGGTTTATCTGTATACAGAGCTCATCACAATCAAATTGCAAAATATATATTACCAAATGATGTTGCATGTTCAGTTTATTCAGACTGATTTTTTAATACAGTGATTAAGAGGTTGTACAAGATCAGACATAAATACTGGCTTTTTCTCTTGAGAGAATGGAAAACAGCACtctgtttttttactttgacCTAACCACGTTCATGGACATAGGAAACCTCCGTTATCCAGCCTTCGTCTTTTGTCTCTTGCTTTACAGTTTCATTGTGTCTGCAAATCTTGCCATGATACTGATAATATTACAAGAGAGCACACTGCATGAGCCCatgtatattttcattgcatttttatcTGCCAACTCTCTGTATGGTTCTACTGGTTTCTTCCCCAGATTCCTCATGGACCTTCTGTCTGATACTCATTTGATCTCACGTCCAGCTTGTTTCACGCAGATATATGTTATTTACACATATACTTTTTATGAACTGACATTTCTGAGCATTATGGCATATGATAGatatgttgctgtttgtcatcCTTTACACTATCACAGAAAGATGACGCCTAAAACTGCCTATACATTGGTATTTTTTGCTTGGGTCTGTCCAGCCTGTAACCTTACAATTACTATCAATATGGCTGTCAGGCTTCCTCTATGTGGGAACAATATACAGAAAGTATACTGTGCCAGCTGGAATATTGTAAAACTATCATGTGTTGCTAATCCTATTAACAACATTGCTGCTACACTGGGGGCCATAATTATAGCCTTCGTTCCCTTCGGTTTCATCTTGTACACATATCTGAGAATTGTGGTTGCTTGTTGGAAAAAGTCATCAGAGGTCAGGGGAAAAGTACTACAGAGTTGTCTCCCACatgttatttcatttgtgaTTTATTCCATCACATCATTTAGTGATACTGCCCTGAACCGACAAAATCTTGATGAGATAAATCCATTTGTAGCTATACTTTTGTCGATTGAATTCCTTATCATTCCTCCAGTTCTGAATCCTCTTGTGTATGGCCTTAAATTACCAGAAATTAGAAGGCACATTGTCAAGATGTTATCCTTGAAAACccaacctaaaaaaaaatcctgtagAACAATTGAAAATGTCTCCTTAAATTTAGTTTGACTACAATAATGTGATATTGGGCCTTCATGACACAGTTTTGaactgaaatgtgtgttgagCTTTCAATCACTGCCTATAACATAAATTGTTAAATACAGGCTTTGTTCTCAGGTGAGACTGAGTGAATTGTCAGTCATTTGGCAGCTAATTTTGATCACCTATTTTGAATTAAATGGCCTGTCATACACAAATATTGTATCTCACTAATAAGACTCCATCTAGTAAACAGACTATTTGATATTCAACTCTTTGTCTTCTTGATGTCTACAGCATTTCAGGGCAAATAcgagagtgaaagaaaaagttaCATTtgattatgtaaaaaaaaaaaatgctttattgataataataaagaagaGCTGTGTCAGTCAGCTTATCCACATGTTTATTGTATATTCTGCTTTCTGGTCCAATGAGATTACCTGTACATGCCTAGATACACAAGATGATCTTGGAGACTTATACCAACATAACAAATCCAAAATCTGGAAAAGTCTCTCGCAGGTGCACACTAGCATTCTCAGCCACACATTGATAAGGCTTACCATTGGTTATGGTAATTCAT
Proteins encoded:
- the LOC121616350 gene encoding olfactory receptor 11A1-like, which translates into the protein MENSTLSFYLNLTTFMDIGHLRYPAFIFCLLLYSFIVSANLAMILIILQESTLHEPMYIFIAFLSANSLYGSTGFFPRFLMDLLSDTHLISRPACFTQIYVIYTYASFELTFLSIMAYDRYVAVCHPLHYHRKMTPKTAYTLVFFAWICPACNLAVSITMIVRLPLCGNKIQKVYCASWNIVKLSCATNAVNNIVAMLGAIIIAFIPFSFILYTYLRIVVACWKKSSEVRGKVLQSCLPHVISFVIYSITSFSDTALSRQNLDEINPFVAVILSLEFVIIPPVLNPVVYGLKLPEIRRHVVKILCLKHKSTKNSCRTMPESVLTM
- the LOC121616352 gene encoding olfactory receptor 10A3-like, producing MENSTLFFYFDLTTFMDIGNLRYPAFVFCLLLYSFIVSANLAMILIILQESTLHEPMYIFIAFLSANSLYGSTGFFPRFLMDLLSDTHLISRPACFTQIYVIYTYTFYELTFLSIMAYDRYVAVCHPLHYHRKMTPKTAYTLVFFAWVCPACNLTITINMAVRLPLCGNNIQKVYCASWNIVKLSCVANPINNIAATLGAIIIAFVPFGFILYTYLRIVVACWKKSSEVRGKVLQSCLPHVISFVIYSITSFSDTALNRQNLDEINPFVAILLSIEFLIIPPVLNPLVYGLKLPEIRRHIVKMLSLKTQPKKKSCRTIENVSLNLV